A genome region from Fodinibius salicampi includes the following:
- the nuoE gene encoding complex I 24 kDa subunit family protein → MAELSFTEEELQEIERIKAKFPTVKAATLRVLWVAQNKYGHVEPEVQSLVAETLDLPKSHVAGVASFYTQYYKEKKGKFVLDVCTCLSCQLCGGYDILHHLEEKLDIEAGETTDDGLFTVNEVECLGACGYAPMLQLTNDVYVNNLTKEKVDTLIENLKNGKKPEFESMAMPELEKRNQAASE, encoded by the coding sequence ATGGCTGAATTGTCATTTACAGAAGAAGAGCTACAGGAAATTGAACGCATCAAAGCCAAGTTTCCTACCGTTAAAGCAGCAACTTTGCGTGTATTATGGGTTGCCCAAAATAAATACGGCCACGTAGAACCGGAAGTACAAAGCTTAGTAGCGGAAACACTGGATCTTCCCAAGTCTCATGTAGCAGGTGTCGCCAGTTTCTATACCCAATACTATAAAGAGAAAAAAGGGAAATTTGTGCTGGATGTTTGCACCTGTTTAAGCTGCCAACTTTGTGGAGGATATGATATCCTGCATCATCTCGAAGAAAAATTAGATATTGAAGCAGGTGAAACTACGGATGATGGCCTGTTTACCGTAAATGAGGTTGAATGTCTCGGCGCCTGTGGATATGCTCCAATGCTGCAATTAACAAACGATGTGTATGTTAATAACCTCACCAAAGAAAAAGTTGATACCCTCATTGAAAATTTGAAGAACGGCAAAAAGCCCGAGTTTGAATCAATGGCAATGCCGGAACTGGAAAAACGAAATCAAGCTGCTTCAGAATAA
- the nuoF gene encoding NADH-quinone oxidoreductase subunit NuoF, with amino-acid sequence MAQDWKSYEPLLIPDIPNLQEIDVYEDNDGYKAWKKVLSDQNKWSRNNVINEVKAANIRGRGGAGFNAGLKWSFMPEPDGGPRYLACNGDESEPGTFKDRKIFEYNPHLFIEGALIAGYAMKVDVIYVYIRGEYISWVHQLQKAVDDAYEKGYLGENILGTDVSMEMELTYGAGAYICGEETAMLESLEGKRGYPRTKPPFPAQKGLWNRPTTINNIETLANVPLIINNGADWYGNIGSEEHPGPILYGISGHVNRPGVYEYPSGVPVLDLINEVAGGIRGGKELKAIIPGGSSTPPLRADQLEGVTMNSDSLKDAGSMMGTAGMVVMDEDTDMVEVLWRIAHFYKHESCGQCTPCREGTGWLEKVLIKIKNGEGEMKDLDLLLDVGNQMEGRTICALADAAVWPVRHTINRFRDEFEARCKKSAHAVA; translated from the coding sequence ATGGCTCAAGACTGGAAATCATACGAACCACTGTTAATTCCCGATATTCCTAATCTGCAGGAAATTGATGTCTACGAAGACAATGACGGATATAAAGCATGGAAAAAAGTTTTAAGTGATCAGAATAAGTGGTCCCGGAATAATGTGATTAATGAAGTAAAGGCAGCCAATATTCGTGGTCGTGGCGGCGCCGGTTTTAACGCCGGGCTGAAATGGAGTTTTATGCCCGAACCAGATGGAGGCCCGCGCTACCTGGCCTGCAATGGTGATGAATCGGAACCCGGTACTTTTAAAGATCGGAAGATCTTTGAATACAATCCCCATTTATTTATCGAAGGGGCTCTTATTGCGGGATATGCGATGAAGGTGGATGTTATCTATGTTTACATCCGCGGGGAGTACATTTCATGGGTACACCAGTTGCAAAAGGCCGTTGATGATGCCTATGAAAAAGGATATTTAGGCGAAAATATTTTAGGTACTGACGTTTCCATGGAGATGGAACTCACGTACGGAGCCGGTGCCTATATTTGTGGTGAAGAAACGGCTATGCTGGAATCTCTGGAAGGCAAGCGGGGTTATCCGCGGACCAAGCCCCCCTTTCCGGCTCAAAAAGGTCTCTGGAATCGACCAACCACTATTAACAATATCGAAACTCTGGCCAACGTACCCCTGATTATTAATAATGGAGCCGACTGGTACGGAAATATTGGTTCAGAAGAACATCCCGGTCCTATTCTGTATGGAATTTCAGGACATGTGAATCGTCCTGGTGTATATGAATATCCTTCGGGCGTTCCTGTCCTGGATCTTATTAATGAAGTGGCTGGGGGCATTCGGGGAGGGAAAGAACTTAAAGCTATTATTCCCGGAGGATCTTCCACTCCCCCCCTACGAGCAGATCAACTTGAGGGTGTAACCATGAACTCAGATTCGCTAAAGGATGCCGGTTCTATGATGGGAACAGCAGGTATGGTAGTCATGGATGAAGATACAGATATGGTAGAAGTACTTTGGAGAATTGCACACTTCTACAAGCATGAGTCTTGTGGCCAATGCACCCCTTGTCGCGAGGGTACCGGCTGGCTTGAAAAAGTATTGATTAAAATAAAAAACGGGGAGGGAGAAATGAAAGATCTCGACTTACTCCTCGATGTGGGTAACCAAATGGAGGGTCGCACAATCTGTGCCCTGGCGGATGCCGCAGTTTGGCCGGTGCGCCACACTATAAATCGTTTTCGAGACGAATTTGAAGCACGTTGCAAGAAATCAGCGCACGCAGTGGCCTGA